The genomic segment TCCTTGGGTTCTGAAAGTATATATTCCTCTATTTCTTCGACAGAGTTCTTTATCAAAATTAACACCGAACGATGTAAACGCAAACTTATTGTTATAAGTTCGAATGTATGTTTGGAAATGTGCAGATTCACTACTGTTGGATGTAAACAACACATAAAGCTCAATTGGTACATTATTTATGTCCAGAGAAATTTTTCCATCAGCACAACAAAAGCCAGTTGTTTCATGGCAGAATCGCTTTGCTTTACAATGTCTACAGCTAGGCACTAATGGAAGTGAATATAGTTCAGATTACACTACTTTTAGCAATTGTCTAAATCCAATAGAACGCGTATGCGATTGACCTATTTTGATGAGATTGACGaattagaaaacaaaatgaaaatgtccatattattttaatgaatgattttgaaaaactaactaattttatattaattcctTACCCCTACAAGGTCTTGGTATGTTTGTTTCATAGATTAGATCTTCTTGAATAACATATGAGTcctattcattaaaaaaaatgttaagaaAAGACGAATAGAAGGATGGTTTAATTAGACTACTGAGAAAAATATTTTCAGGAAAACCAGTTGGATAAATACATTTATAGATGAATTTGGCTCTGAATGAATTAGCCCGGTGCCATCAAGATTGGGATAAAGAAAGACTTCACGAGACAATCCCTCTTCATTGATATCAGTATGGGTATGAGAATTTCATTGTCTCTTTGATACTCTTTGAAGATGACTAACATGTTCAGTATTGTTCGTATATTGAACATCAATATTTGAATGTTGAGTAATCAATACTGTCGTATGATCATTATCAAATGTGTCCACATCATCATTATTTGATGATTCGGTATCATTTATACGAATTGAATTAGTTTTTAATGCTTTCTGTTTAGCATATCTCTCTCTTTGTTTTCTACGAatttcttcctttttttcttcCAGAAAATCTTTATATGAAATTCTTCTTGTAGGTGGTTTGTCATGATCTTCaaaaaggaaaaaatttcaaatataaagttcataatttttcttaggtttataatttttttaaactattATTAATGAAATCTTACAATTTCCCATTATGTCAATGAATGTAGTATATGTTTCAACTGCAAGATATATTTCTACaggaaaaaaataacaaatatatcatatcatagtatagattaaataattaaatgataaaatatgttttcaaatatactaattaactaaattttCATATTCCAAGCAACTTTCAATTATTtatgtaataataaataattaatattttaatactaACTTGGTAGCACTCAAAGTGTTGAAGGTGAATAGAGATGAGTGTAATCCTGAaagtaaaattataataataataaagttaaatttttaatgtaattatattttttatataataatatgttaaTCCACCAAactatgtcatatatatatatatatatggaaattaataacaataatatttatatatttattaagatatacaatttatatattatgaatattattattaatatatattcaatttgttatccaaaataacatagttattaatattatatgatgataataatatattccaAATTTTGTATACCTagcttatttaattttaattaatttaaatatatataaataaaaattttgtttACCTAAGTTATAAATTTTTAGTTATTAATCTTTTGTAGTATAAATTTTGGGTAGATTTTAACATCATTGGTGGTAAAAATTACACATTATTGGACCACACCCAAACTAATTAACTGAAATCCAATAATCAAACCCTATTGAGCCAAACCCAAACTAATTAACTGAAGCCCAATAATCAAACCCTACCTATCAAAccctagtataaatatatatctttctACCAAAATCCTTAACCTAATTTCATTTCTAAACCTAGCCGTCTCCCTCCCCTCTCCTTTGTGTCCTTCCTTCTCTTTGTCTCTCGGCAAAGGAACCCACCACCACTCCACCAGCTTCACCACTCCACCAGCTCCACCCACCCTCTCCTATGTGCCTTGACTTTGCTACTGAACCGTTAGCTCCATCTCCCCTCACCCAAAAGCACTCGGCCCCCGTCGTCCCTCCCTCACCATCTCCGGCGACCCAAGCCTAATGTACCCTAAATCTCCCTCACCATCTCCGTCGTCCCTCCCTCACCATCTTCAACGGCCATGTTTTGCTCGAGTCTGAGGCTGTCAAGCATTACAGGGTTTGAGCCAAGCCTGAGGAGCCAATCGCGAGCTCAAGACTAAGAGACTCTACTTTCTCGTCGAGCTACCGAAGGTTACCATAACAGAGAGATTATATTGATGTATTGATGCTAATTGGGGATATAGGAATGGGGTAATTTTGTTAACACTAGTGCTCTTAAGTGTTCATGATTTTGGACATTTGTTTAGTTTTCACCCCTAAAAGTATGACCTTGTTCTGTTTTTGGCTTGCAGCAGACTCCAAACCAGTTCCAATTTATGAAAAATCTTGTGGAGAAGCTTGGTTATGAAGTATGTATTATCTCGTTAACCCATTGTATTTCTGCTAATATAAATTGGTGATTATCTATTCTAGATGATTTGATAGTTATTGGAAATGCTCTGTTTTCATGCTCTTTCGTTGGTGCTAGCTGCTCAGGAAGAGGTAATGAAAATTTTTCActaataatttttataaagcagAAATGGAGGTGGGTCTACTTCCATTTGGGGATTTGTGAAAGTTCTAAAGTGGATTATTAAATCTTAAAAGGAACAAACTTATATGAAAAAAAGTTCACGTTGCTTATATGAAAAAAAGGTTCCTACAATTGATTTTCTGATTCGTTTTAGGGGTTTTCTACATAGCCACCATATTGTTTGTTTCTGATTTATCTAATGATTTTTATGTGTGGCtgttattatatttatatgttaaattattttttttgtatgttACTATATTTTTTGTGTATAAaggttatattaaatattaatgtgCTACTTTTCATAGGGAAGTAtaagttttaaatattttttgttttttttaatggcTGCAtggattttttaataaaattatgttaGATTTTAACAATCCCAAGCTGTAGATCTAAGTATATTATTTAAGCAttgttagcattatttgtttgagTGTTATTATATTGATAGTTAATCTAATAAATCCTAAAATCCTATTGATGCTTGTAGGTTTTCTTTGTAGTTCTCTCTATCTACTATTTTATATTTAGTGTTTGGTTATTAGTTTTAACATTTATTAGCATAGCAATTAATGGTTTTATTTCACTATTTACTATCTGACTGTGTTACTATTTTACTAATTTCATAAACTAAAAATATCTACAATATTTTTactcacatagcataatataGTAATTAATAACTGAATTTGTATAGGATTAATAGAGTAAATCATAACTGAATTTGTATAAGATGctactttgtgttttgatgaagtTTAATTGCTTTTATGTGTTTATTTACCTTGGAACTTCCGTAGATTGACCacctaattttataaaaaaaaattgttagtaAATCTATCATGTATGTACATAAAGAAGAATTTGATACTTAATTTTGTGTGCATAAAGAAGAATTTTGATACTTAATTTATTAATGATTTTATGTGTGGCTGTTACTATATTTAtatgttaaattatttttttgtatattgcTATATTTTTTGTGTATAAAGGTTACATTAAATATTAATGTGCTACTTTTCATAGGGAAGTAtaagttttaaatattttttgttttcttttttaatgGCTGCAGGGATTTTTTAATAAGATTATGTTAGATTTTAACAATCCAAGCTGTAGATCTAAGTATTTTATTTAAGCAttgttagcattatttgtttgagTATTATTATATTGATAGTTAATCTAATCAATCCTAAAATCTTATTGAATCTTATTGATGCTTGTAGGTTTTCTTTGTAGTTCTCTCTATCTACTATTTTATtgttgttgacgtcgtttttcgtcagcagtgaaagaagagcacgtaaacaataactgataatggccaatataaatacgacaacacaaacacacaatttttacgtggttcagcagttaaatctgcctagtcctcgagtctctgttattaaactcaagattatctctgaaaattcttcagcctgaattcttcagagttttctctcaaggttcagaatttccgtccattacaatggtgcatgacccctctatttatagagaaggctaaagaatactatcccacatattttgggtagttactctttttatgaataaaattaatggctttaaatgcctataatcagatataaaaggaaatgtcccctgaagaccaggggacgtataactgaccaaataatatcccacgattctaggggatttacagtaataaatgaggattacatctcgtatggacaagacttatagatattcaaggtggttatcatatatctccaaggctttagcttcccaggtttcccgtcatctttcgagctagagacatctcccgaggtcacatggctttcgagatcgtatgtgcgttgagctcgggacccctgatccgaggtcatccctgaggatggatgcgtttccggagctacctttcgaggtcatgaatacttcgaggtcaccatactcgaggtcgtctatgacttgcaggctcgatattcaatcctggagcatacttcaaaccttatgagtccacttgctgCAAATCCACCTTTCGatgtcatatttaacatagctcgaaatctgggtataacaattgtTTTACTATTTTATATTTAGTGTTTGGTTATTAGCCTTAACATTTATTAGCATAAAATTAATGGTTTTATTTCTCTATTTACTATTTGACTGTGTTACTATTTCATTAATTTCATAAACTAAAAATATCTACAATATTTTTACTCACATAGCATAGTATAGTAATTAATAATTGAATTTGTATAGGATTGATGGAGTAAATCATAATTGAATTTGTATAAGATGCTACCTTGTGTTTTGATGAAGTTGAATTACTTTTGTGTGTCTATTTaccttatattttataaaaaatatgattAGTAAATCTATCATGTATATACATAAAGAAGAATTTGATACTTAATTTTGTGTGGATAAAAAAATGATTTACCTTAATTATGTTTTGGTTGAACTCTAAGCCTACAATGTAAACTATATATTTATAATGAAAAGATCTCAACAAAATTGATTAAACACACTATGACTatataaattgatttttttttcagaaGTAAAAAAAAACAAGTACTGAATTTGTATAGGATTAATAGAGTAAATCATAACTGAATTTGTATAAGAAGATGCTACCTTGTGTTTTGTTGAAGTTGAATTACTTTTGTGTGTCTATTCACCTTGGCATTTTGCGTAGATTGACCACCtgattttagaaaaaaatggttAGTAATTCTatgatgtatttttatataaaatttgAGATGTAATTATTTGAGAAAAAATTGTGAGTAAGTCAATGATGAATGATTATAAAGAATTTGAGACTTAATTTTGTGTCTATTAGATAGATATAGTAAATCATAACTGAATTTGTATGAGATGCTACCTTGTGTTTTGTTGAACTAAAATTACTTTTGTGTGTCGATTTACCTTGGAACTTGCGTAGATTGACAAAAAAATGATTGACAACTGATTTGACAAAAAAATGGTTAGTAAATCAATGAAGAATGTACATAAAGAAGAATTTGATACTTAATTTTGTGTGGATAAAAAAATGATTTACCTTGATTATGTTTTCTGATTGAACTCTAAGCCTACAATGTACTCAGAATGGATATTGTTTTGGAGAGAAGGTCGACTGATATGTAACTCTTATATAAGAGTACTATTAAattagatattatttttaaaaaaaattcaacttgATATTTTTATGATAAGATCTCAACAAAATTGATTAAACACACTATGACTATATAAACTGAcgtttatttttaaataaaaaaaatcaagtttgaaattccaaataaaaatatcaagttcAAGATTTTTCTTAATTGGTTAATAGATGTTTATCTCGTTAACTAAAATAATATTGTTAACAGATATTTTATCACGTTAACCAGAAAAATagtgttaaaataaatttagcaCATTATTCCAAAATATTGCGTACACGtttatcatattttttatttaattaaaataaaatcgtTAAAGTTAACGTCAATTTACTAAAATCTATTAAAATTGGCAGAATTTTAAAATAACTCCGTTAAAATGAAAATTTGCCAAAATATTGTTAAAAGAAATTTAGCACATTGATCAAGCATGTTACGTACACgtttattatgttttttattaaattaaaataaatccgTTAAAGTTAACGTCAGTTTACTTAATTCCGTTAAAATTGACAGAAATTTAAAAAActctgttaaaaccaagaattgtcgttatctacacactttttatatagaagatatatatatatatattcatagttAGTAAACTTTTATACAGAATCTTTTCAAGGAGAAAAAAAATACAACCAGGAGAAATAAATCAAAAAAGAAGGAGAAGTAACATACAAGAACTTTGAGTTGGTGTTATATGATCATATCTCAAAGTGTTGCATTActaaaatcaaaacaaaacctTCACGGAGATTTAACCTGAGAAGATTCCTCAAGACTTAAGGAGGTTGAGTAGAATTTGTTGTTTAGACAGAAGAAAATATAATGTTGAAAACTTTTTATATGATCCTCTACATCGTAAATAAATAGAATTATTCAAGCATTTGTGGCATAATAAATTCATTATGGAGCTTTACGAATGGGTGGGGAGAAGAGAAAGAGAAtgactataaataatattagttaaatttgaatataaatatctaaaatttgaatattttagtTCGTAACCATTTTTAGttataatttcttttttttaatcataaatttgaaaaagaagaatttaaaaatctgaaaatttttaaaaatagaaaaagtgcTTTGGAACAATTTTAGAGTGCCGCATCATCTCATTggtgctctcatttatataaatattaggtagaagcaacgtgcaatgcatgtttgtttagtcttaaagttgtaaacattgtctattattttaataaaaactggttcgctgttatttaaatatatatatatatataatagcatgaactataattctatagtatatataaatatttatatcaataatctctacatacatgacatctaaacacaacgtatagatatatatatatttacatagctacatgacatatatataaaatacaataatatttaaagagaaattaataatagaaataaaataagaatagaaaaagtcatagtgtatacaatattatacatagataaattatttttagtttttaatgtatctcacaatgtcctttggtgaatttgatgaagaaaaaaagctccaatcacttgataaaaaacaaactatcatacaaatttagaagataaaaaaataatatgtataccttattatttttaaaataaatatgatttaattatttaaattatcataaaatatctttaaaatatcatatttaattaattttttttaatttttgtttgttctagttgaatttgacagtgacaacaaaagattatatatatatattatatgtttaatataatattaagtttaagtttattaattaaattttatttaagttataaaatatatggttttattatttgtaaaatatctcaaaaatatattattttaatttgtttaattatttatttatttaattttatttaagtttaagtcatgtttacaatttaccgttaaatataagaatattctgttaaatataagaatatttcgttaaagttaacaaaaaaaataaataaaaaactgttaaaaccaagaatttttgttgtctatacactttttatatagaagatatatgtttaatataatattgatATTAcatgtggattttaaatttatattttttgttagttgatagtagattatattatatatttaatatgatattattttaatacgtgaattttaagtttaattaaatattatttaagttataaaatgtatagttttactatttttaaataattattattctaaaatatttaaaaaaatatcttattttaatttatttaattttatataagtttaagttatatttatattttaatgttaaatataagaatattctgttaaaattaacagaaaaaaattattaaaataaaaaattaataaaaaactgttaaaaccaagaatttctgttgTCTATACACTTTTCATATAGAAGATATATGTCTATAATAATAttgatattatatgtggattttaaatttatatttgttgttagttgatagtagattatattattttaatacatgaattttaagtttaattaaattttatttaagttataaaatgtatagttttattatttttaaataattattattttactttaatttatttaattttatataagtttaaattatatttatattttactattcaatataaaaatattatgttaaaattaattaaaaaaaatcattaaaataaaaaaatttcgttatctaAAGACTTTTTACATATAAAAGTGAGgggatttttcaaaaatatggcttttataccatcaatgtgcaaaaatatgggaattatacttttcttaatttgtatgggaaaatttattaaaaacaaaattaaaatatgggaaacacaattagtagctaactaaaatatggaaatgtcatttttttttatcatagttatattttctttgattttgaaagtgattttatttttttatttttttcaattttttaattattttttcagttattttttttcttttttcctaacttatttatttatttttctaccaatttttttctttatcttttttttttctttccatttttccattccacctcctcttcttcttcttctttattaatttatcaaattttttatttcatttgtaatgttttttttttcatattttttcagttttttttttccttttttttcttcatttttgtatttattattttctcctcccattttttttttcttttttcacacatatgagctttttttttctttctttttttcttcttctattttttttttcatttttcaaacatatgagctttttctttctttctttttttcttcttccattttttttcaattttttctaccaattttttctttccattttcccattatttttcttcttcttttcatttttattcattcatctattttttccttcatcatttcttttgttttgttttttcatattttttttagttttctttcctaagttttttttctttcttttttcttatttttttgtacttatttttttctcattccattttcttttttccccttttttcacacatattttaacattacataattattttactattttttatgtattatcttttattattgtaatttttttttatggttttttccactatatataaaaattcaaatcaattttttcagcattttctttttactgtaatccttataggaacaccaaaatttggaaataaaactaataaaaatatgcaaaCGTGAATGGATAACTagttaccctgatgggaacattcaaatctagaaaaaaaaaattatatgaagaagaagagagagaagaaggggtggatctaatttttttttctatcttcaaatttgtggaaactggttaccttcccgttatttgtatgtatatttctggggtaactggttacattcacgttttttgtgtgtatattttctgtgggtaactggttaccttcacgttatgatgtgtgtatatatttatgggttctttatggtaactagttacctatgttactaaaatcatagttatttATTCCTTTTTtcaatgaagtgttcttcctctttttcattcagatttgatgtttcttttcatatttaataagaGTAACCCGTCactcctcttatggtaactggttacccctcttatggcagaaggttacttctctcagggtaactagttactcttcctggtacatgttatttaacctagctctaggatttttttttacataattgtcaaagataaatcaagtaactggttaccttacccagaatttgaaaaaagaaacatacaatataaaaataagaaaaaaaatgtttataataaataaataaaaaataataaacacaattcatatcacaaaaaaaaaaaaaaagatttttgcaaaacaaccaaataaCAAATTagtataaaattagttatataaagAGAATTCTAATTCAAATTTTGACTTAGGAGTCAAAGAATTCTAGTAATGGGGAAGTTTCATTCCAAGTAAATTAAGAGTGCAAAAAAGATAAGTAAATATATTGTGATTGTTAAGAATGAGTAGTATATCAAATCATTTGTGTGGAGTGGAATTAAAGAAATTCGATAGAAATTACAGAATGTGAAAGTCAAAGGGATTGTTTGCTTACCCCAAGTGTTTGGCTAATACAATCTTAGAGTAGGACCCAAGAATAAGAGTTGGCTAAGATATATAATAGAACCTGATTATCAACCTACCAAAACACCTAAAAGGGTGGTCCCCATCGTTTATAATACTAAGACAAAATTTATATGCCCTCTTGCTATGTCTATATATGTGTATTTATTTGTTCTGGTGCTTTAATTGTACCAATGTCCTTTAGTGCATTTCTTTTTCTTAATATGTTCAGTAACATTCAGTAAACTTTTTCTCTAAATTTTGTAGTTTTTCACCATTGATGAGGCTCTTGAGAAAAATGACCAATATTTTGTCAGAACTAATAAAAATCTCATGGACAGGAAAGGAAAATTATTATGAGAACTGGTTGATTTTAGATGGCAGGAGGAAGCtttcaagatattttttaaaatgattttaaaataccaACGACAATTCTTGCTTCATGCTTATTTAGTTGGTTTGATGGcacctaaaataatataaaaagtaatataaaaaagttaaaataaaataatataaaaatatgaaaactacCCTTTATAATAACTGAAAATGTAAGTTTTTTTCCATAAAAAATGTAGTAtagaaaagttaaaaaaaattaaataaaatgacatTACAAAACTATCATtctacttgaaaaaaaaaaagttcaatgGTAATAAAGATATGACATAATCAGAAATTTTGACAAAAATGtggaaaaaaaaaagccataaaattgataaaaaagtataaaaagccataaaaaaattatgctgaaaaaaaagccatattttttaaaacttcaaTAAAAAGTCCATATAATGTAATTTCCACTAAAAGTGATATATATCATGCTGTACAACTCTTAAAAtttggatttaaaaaaaaaaaaaaatcttgaaaTTGGGCTTTCCGTCTCTCAATAAGGCCAGaatgaaagaaatatataaaaataaagaaGCCCAACCCAAATATAAAAGGAAAACCCTAATGCACTCTCCCTTTGAACGGTCACACAGAGAACAGATTTAGGCCTCCCTCACTCCTTCACCGCACCTAAGCCAGAACCAGAGCTCTTCTCTTTCTCTGCCGCCATGGGGTATACGTTTTTCCTTTCTTCCTTTGCATTTTTTCACATCTTCCTATAAAGATGCTCAAATCGATCTATGTGAAATTTCCTTTGCATTATTGTGGTTGTAGTTTAttctttgtttttatttattttttttcctttgaatAGTTATAGTATGCGTGCATTTTTCATTTATTAGATATTTAGATTATGCTGTTCTAATAAGTTCAAGAAAAAAATGTTACTTTGTAGCCCTTTTTTTAAAAATGAGTTTATTAGTTTTGTtattcatacaacaacagctGAAATACTTGAGGAATGCTTGCTATAGATACTATCTATGTATTAGTGTGATTTATTTTCTACTCATAGCCTAGAATGTTTGTTTATACTCCTTTTAGACCTgcaattgaaaaatatttattatagaTACTGTCTCATGTAATATTCTGGTCAATTCATTAGATTTTGATGTTATGGTAAgctgaaaaaaaaaaccttactTTCGAAGCTTTTATGGAGTATGTATTCGTTGGGTTATGTACTACTAGAGTGGTTAATTTTCTAGGTTTCACTGTGATAAACCCTAGTCCTGCAATTGAGTATGTTATGGTGTTGTTATTTATACATCTGGAGTAGTTGATGAATGTTTACTATAGGTACTGCCAATATAATAGTGTGGTTGGTTTTCTAGGTTTTCATTGTGATAACCCTAGCCCTGCAATATTATTTGCAGTAAGACACGTGGTACGGTAGCTGGCCGCAAGCTGAAGAGCCACCGTATCAAGCAAAGGTGGGCTGACAAATCGTACAAGAAGTCTCACCTTGGTAACGAATGGAAGAAGCCATTTGCCGGTTCCTCCCACGCAAAGGGCATTGTCCTTGAGAAGATGTGAGATTCATTGATTTTGATGTTTATTTGCACCCCTTTGTTTTAGCTCTTGATATTATCAAGCTCATTCCATGTAAAAACTGACTAGTTTTATCCATTGTGTTGCACAGCGGTATCGAAGCTAAGCAGCCTAACTCTGCTATTAGAAAGTGCGCTAGAGTTCAACTTATTAAAAATGGCAAGAAGATTGCTGCCTTCGTCCCCAACGATGGTTGCTTAAACTACATCGAAGAGAATGTAAGTACA from the Humulus lupulus chromosome X, drHumLupu1.1, whole genome shotgun sequence genome contains:
- the LOC133803391 gene encoding small ribosomal subunit protein uS12, translating into MGKTRGTVAGRKLKSHRIKQRWADKSYKKSHLGNEWKKPFAGSSHAKGIVLEKIGIEAKQPNSAIRKCARVQLIKNGKKIAAFVPNDGCLNYIEENDEVLIAGFGRKGHAVGDIPGVRFKVVKVSGVSLLALFKEKKEKPRS